The genomic region TTATGTTTGTAGTTTTTGATGATTGAATTTATCAAACTGGCTATAATGATAAGCCATGAATAGCAAATCAGTCACTATGTTCACGAAATCATTCGTTGCACCCGTCAATATAGTTTTGCCAATGACGAGTAACTGAACCGGTTGATCGGTTTGGGTTTTATAAAACTCAATAACCCAATTTTCGGTTTGGATTttgaattaaaaataaaaataaaaaaataaataaaaaaatccaTTCACCAAAAGAAGGATTCCTTCGCACCCGGTGAAAATTTAATGGTATCAATTTGATTTGTTACGTTACCGGTACTGACTTTGCCTAAAAGAATATCGACACGTGTTTCACATCGATCGTAAGCCATAAAAACTGATACCGGTTCCAATAATACCAATACCAGTACAGATGATTGGTTCGTCATAGTACCGGTACGTTATTGCCGTACCGGGTTCAAACCCTaacccgatttgtgcacctctAGTGATACCACGCTAACTAACAATGGTGACTagatttattattatatttcacCAGACATTTGAAGAGTTTCCTTTGTtcctttttgttatttttatttctttattttgtcgAAATAGATTTAATCCTTAATTCCTAAGACATTTGAAGAGTTTTCTTTGTtcctttttgttatttttatttctttattttgttaaaatagaTTTAACCCTTAATTCGCCAGTAGATCATCGATCATCGATATAAATTTATCCTCTTTCTCAATATGGATTAGTGAGTAGAGAAAAAGCCTGAAATAACTATTGTATTAAGATAACAATCTTATATGCTTGATAATAATAAGTTCGAATACATTCTTGATATTTAATGTTGACCAAACTTTTAAACAATAATATTCATGATTCTACAAAAATAAACAAGCTCCCGATACCATAAACATGTATGACAATTTGAAATTTCACTATCTTCATCTAAACTCCAACCCCTCTTTTCAAAACGAATGGCGTGGTCTCGTTCTTGGCATTTTGTGTTGACTTTTTTCAAAGTAATCCGATTGTTAATCTACATTCGACTTAATATCGTATCAACTTTATCTCTACAGTCCCGCACATTCCAATGCCTTGCTCTTGAATATTTCATGGAATTCAAAAGTTTTAATCCTTCTTGACTCAGTTGATCCCCGCCTAAAAGAAGAATCATTCCGTACACATATGTCGCCTCTAAATGTCCCATCTCAACTGCCATTTTCAAAAGCTCTAGCCCAAATTTGACGTTAACTTCCTTAAAATACTCaatctgtaaaaaaaaaaatcattgtaGCTAATTAAAAGTTTGAATGATGATATTAATCAAAGAGTGTAAGATTAGAAGTGGGTTGTCGTCTTTGTACATCGAATTTTACACAACCCTAAACATATATAAATACTTTTAATTAGTCTTACCATTTCTTGTCTGAATAGTGACTCGGGATTTCCTTTTTTAAAGCAGTGAGTTAAGAAAGAATACTCTCTTTGACTTGGTTTAAACCAGTGAGGAACTGAAAATTTGTCGAGTGAAATATGTTGAAAGATATAGTCATCTTTTGTAGATTCCAGAAATTCCTTGCAACTGTATAACAACAAAATTAACTGGTTAAAATAGACAAAGAGATTAAAGCTAATACTTAAAATCGAGATAGCATAAAGAGAGTTAACGTAAAATTTGGAATGTCACGGAACGTAACTAAGACTTTTCCAAAGTAAATTGAAGTCCTTTCGAGTCagggaaacgtgctttggcctaataggaaAATACCCTCGTCAAGAAGCGATTAATGGTATTTACCTTTTCAGTTACTACACGTCTCTAGTCGATTGAAAGTTGAAACTTTGGCGAGGTTGAAAAtcgaagagtgggactagttatcaagatgcGGGTGTCACccctaacttgataacatcgtgccctagtgtggttggtacttatcgaACGAATCAAGATATAATCTCGAGTTGTTGATAAGGATCCATTAGATTATGAAATGAAAATTTCCATTAAGATATGTGTAACGACTCGCCCAAAAATATCCCAGAACGCTCCGTAAGTGGAAACCcgaacccctgaaaccctaatgtacatgaaaaaccaagaaaatcaagttttaggcgggccgcgtaaaagtaaacataggtttacgcgggccgcgtcaacttaaaaTCATTCCGGATAAATAAGAAGGcttcacacgggccgcgtaaaacccatatttttgctataaatagcctggACATCGAGCTTTCATTCTGTGTCGAAATCTCATTCTTAAAACGCCTCTATTCTGCTAAATTCGAATTTCCGCATAGGGAAAcgctgctagaatacttaatagctaagtaaacttaatagttaaataaacttagcagttaagttagctgagtagattaattaatctgttaattaagttaagtatgattaattaatcagttaatcaagattaattcaGTTAATCAGGATTAATTAAGTTattcaagattaattaagttaagcgAGATTAATTAAAAATctaagtaagttatttagttaaatggataagtaaacttaatagttaaggaaacttaaggaaacttaatggttaaggaaacttaatggttaaggaaacttcctagctaaggaATGAATCTACCTTacctataaataagaagcttaggattcattttcctttgttcatttcttctattcttctctctatacgttggtgttctaaccaataatcaccaaagcgatatTCCGTCCGATCGagtcaggaaccaactaacgaatgccaaagtgttgtactttgtgaatttcggtaaacggaatccgaagtgctatactttgtgagttcaataaatggatgccaaagtactatctgaataagactatactttgtgaagttcgttaaggttcgaatctcgtgatcatcgttaggtttgatatggttttacacaaatacgtattccattctgttaaactatatgtttaaccatcagaatactcccaactatacacttacaatcaaaatggatgcttaatcatcaaaagatccaaaataataaagtatatgcttaattaatggaaggagtagaatcaagaagcttgttaacccaatactgcatgcttataatgtgagtcattctctttttatcaactgttttacaatactccaaattattttccaaagttataattacagggattaagtctttgtagtcttcaattacagccggtatgtggggtattgtgcacattactactgtttttatcatttTAGGCGAGCGTGCCTAAATCATGATATACGTCACTTTTGgatgaacggacccaacagtgatatgaccatagtcacagaaacgagtcgagtgacaaatactgtgggtagttggttgacatataaacattgtaatcgctcttactACTGtggattataacaatgtgtcattttatcaaactgaatgattcactcagtattttctgctgacaaaacctttttaaaacgcgttttaggcaattacagtagatcggaataagagttggatacggcaccaacaagacttacagaagtggctcattttattaattaaattaaattaagaattatcattttatgtattcgggtttatcccatattaaaagctacctttgtaaaacatgggttttatcccatctatttaataaataaaaatccggtgttttctaaactctgataattttcctaactcacggtcctgatgaaatttccgctgcaatgttttcaaaaataaccaccggtaccacttggctgttcgCGGCGCTCGATTCCGACCAGGGTGgagtcgggggccgtgacaatatGGATATCACTCCTGGCTTGATGGCGAATTTCATGCAAAATAACATGTAAGCGGATTGAAGGTCATCACcaaatgtgggaatcacccctattttggtgaatcatttcgattgtgaaatgagagtgtcttcaagtcttcaagtgtATATTGTGTTTACCTTAGGAAAGACATGTATATTAAAGACCAAAGAGAATATATAAGAAACAAGTAAGAGAGAATGCAAGTAGTTTTAAAGTACACACAAGAAAAtgttcctaaactatagactaggtcagaAGCATAGcaacttttcctaattccctatagttatggatctgataccaatctgtcacaccccaaccaatgacggaaacatcggagtgagacgaaaacaagattgctcgtagcatcataacactaatagtgacaatatttaattaatcaAAATTTCATAAATGTTAAAAGGAATACATTGTTCAACAAGATAAATACACCAAATTGTAGCAAcatcacaaaacataaataattgTTTATTTCATTAAGGAGAGGATCTATGTCCACCCTAATTGTGTTTCTTCATGTCAtcatctatcaacctgcaacatgtattaaaatatgatcaacaaaaatgttggtgagtttacaagtttgatacatagcataatagagaAAACGTTGAactgtgctcatatccaacatgataaATGTTTATCCTGTTACTAACATACTACACAAGTGTAAGCTATATGTCAAACCAGAGTTTAACGCAATCATGATTACCCAACATTGTCGAATCAAATAGGGTGTAATGGTGttttacttaacaataccacTAGAATACGGGCAGGGCgttagtcctatagcgctataattgttaaggtaggcttgcaaagttaatgagcatatagacacgtGTAAACATAGCATGCGAGATTAACAAGTATCAACAAGTCTCATGTTTAattgtggatagagtgtgatttgAAATATGTTTAATAGTGTTGCGTGTTTTTGTATAATcgtacatgttgcacccaaattgTATAAAAttgaaaatgggatcgagtatactcacagttttgcgtagaTTTCCACGAAAACCGAGAGTGGATTAGACAAGAGCTGGTACACCGAAGTCACCCTGAAAAGGGTAAACGAAGGTGTGAGTATTCTGATGTGAATAGGTTCGGATCAGACTTAGTTATACAAAAAAATAAGAAACAAAACAAGTAACAGACCCTGCGTGCGAAAGGGGAGTCCTTTCGTGCGAATGGCAGTAGCCATTTGTACGAATGGGATCCATTCGTGCGACTGGTCTGTTTAAGCGAGGACTCGTGCGTAAAATTTGTTTGTAAACTGTTTTAACACAATGTAGTAACAATAGTTGTTATACAAAATGAAACAGAAAGTAAAATAGCCAAACAGTCAAGTAAGGACAACCCAGGTGTGCCAACTCAACATAGAAGGTGTGAACCAAGTGTTGGAGGCTGGACGGGGTCAACTTACTATGTGAGTAGCAAACTGTTTGGTGAACTGGAGTCGaacaaaaatgaaataaaaaacgAAAGCACATGAAAACAGTCCCCTTTCGTGCGAAGGGGTTGCCCTTTCACACGAAGGGTATTGCCTATCGTGCGAAAGGTGCCAATTGTTGAAAAGCGTTTTTTATCCATCCCAAAACAGATCATTTCTTGGTGAAAATTAACCCTAACGCAAACCCACAACTATGGACTGAGTTGTGAGTCTGGTTGGTACCAAATTCCACCAAGTTTGTAAtagaaaataaaatgaaaatgaaagaacAAGTTTAAATCAAAGTTTATAATGTTTGAATCTCATTTGTGTTGAGGTTTCAATATCAGTTTACCAAGCAAACTCGTGAGAACCATCCGTGAGATATATTCAAACAATAGGTTTTGTAAAATTTAAAGAAACGAAGTTAAAATGCAAGAAAgtgtaaaaaaaatgaaagaaagagATAGAAATTATACTGAAATGGTTTTGATCGCAAAGAGAGCTTTAGAGCGTTTGGGAGTAATTATGAGCGACTGGGAGGGGGAAATGAGTGAAGTAGCGTGCTTATTTATATCCTTAGGGTGAGTTTGGGGCGAGAGGGAGTTTCAGGCGATTGGAGGCTTGGGGCGACAGGCCCTTTCACACGAAAGGGAGGTCGTTTCGTGCAAAGGGTACTTCCCTTCCTCTCGAAGGTCCAAGTTTGATTAATTTGCGTGTTTTAGCCGGTTTTACGTGTAATAAGCCTAAATGTGTATTGTACAAGAATAAAACTTGTATAATGGTGTTTAACATTGATTTTGAGTATGAACATGTAGACAAGTATATAACATAAACATGAATAAAATGCAtgaatttcattatgatcaatagtctcgGATTACAAAGTGAAAGGAAATAGAAAACAATACCagtacaagtttccaaaaatagaatttaCAACAATACTTcctaaataaggaaagtacaaaAATGCGAAGCGTTACACTCGCTCTTCTATTTGTTTATTATCAAATGTTAGGGTTTAAGTACACTGGTGTCTCGTGCTGCTTTTAATCAGACCGAACCACCCTAGCCTTTAATCAATTAGCTATCCAGAATCAATATTGATTTTTTTCACACTAGGGAGGGGTTTACTCTTTATAATCTATGGATAGACTTTAGAATCTATATTCGATGTGAGTTTCAAATTAATAGGACTCCTGCATTTATACATAAGGACTAAGATGGTTGAGCATATGAATGACGACTTAAGAAGCGTATTCACATATGTGCATGATGATGTTCCACGGATGGGGTTGAGGCCAAGGGACCTAATAACACTTCAGTTTATGACTCATTCGGTTGTTCAGAATCTTTACTTTCAGACTCGTGATATCTCAAGGTTGGTCAACAGTTTAGCCGCTCAACAAACCGCCCATCCGGTATGGTGAGTTATGTTGGGTGAGCCATTTTTAGATACACAACAGAAGGTCTGTCCACATGGAGAGAATCGCAGACGGTGTTATGTTCGATGATAGATTTTAGGATCAATTTCTACAAGCTCTAGAAAGAGATATCCAGGACTAGGGTTGACACAAGGCATGTTCAATGCATTAAAGGGTATTTGGTTCCGTTAGAGATGAGGCACCTTCAAGATGTCTAATTGTGGTCTcaaatcatccaaagtgtaaGGTTCTTTGTGATAGAACGCAACCTGGAAGGAGGGTATGAGTTTTTGTCCAAAGTTTTTGAGTTAATGATCTCAATAGAAATAGGATTTATAGTTGCTACTACTTAAGAGAGTTTGATGGGATGGTAACGTTGAGCATGAAGATTTAACTATCGGATCATGAGCTAGATCGTCGACAAGCTTTGATATATAGGTACACGATCACACCTAATACCTGGGAATCCCCATCTTGTCGATGTTGAAGCTATCTATGGTGCCACATTCAGTCGCAAGTTGAAGATCAAGTCTGATGTTACCCCGTGAAGATCAGTTGTGGGTTGATCGTGACCTATTGGTACCAATTCAACGCAACGAAAAATTTTCGTCTAAGACTTTTTCTGAATCAGAACGCCTTTCAAACTAAGGTTCCACCTATTCCAATAGTACCATTCCCAAAATACCTGAGAAAACATACTAAAAAGTGTCAATACAAGGGTTGGTGAGTTCACAAAGTTTCGAAATGCAAATTTAAAACAACTTTCCTTTTTAAAATATTTAAGCAAGATTCCGTCCCACAATAAACTTCCCTTTCTAAAGCTTTTATAAATCCTTCCCTTGGAATTCTCGTGAGAAATTCCTTGGATTATTTTATAAAGTTATATAAGTCTTTTCCCATGAATTCTTGAAAGGCATCCCCAAAATAATTATAATTGGAATACTTTGTAAATCATTCTCTaagaatatttgtgcaaaaatcCTGACACTCCTATCAAAATGAGTTTTCCTTTATATCATAGGCAAATTATATACCAAAATTTTCCGATTAAGACCCTTAGGCAAGTTTACTACATGAAACTTCCTTTTGCAAACAAAGGCAAATATCATAAAAAACCAATATACTTTCTTGTTTTCTCACAAAAGTCCATTAACATAACTTTTGAATATTAAAGTCCCGTTACTTGTTAATTTTTGAACAAAACTAAGattatttaaaagaaaaaaacataaCTTTACATCACAATATGTCCGGTTGGTTTGCATACGTGGTCATTATTAAACACCAAAAACTCAGACTTTTAGTCAAAACTATATTATTTACATCTATAACTAATTCATCTTACTATAAGATTTTGTTAATCAGACCAAACTCACTTTCATGTTCAACGCATTAAAAAAATTATGACAAATAATTGTGGTTGAATTGGCTTCAATTATCACCAACAATGGCAACTTCTCCATCGACATGGCACTTTGTCGATCAACATTCAGACCCGTATGAGCTCTTTATTCGTCTTAAACAGATGTACAAAATATATTTTCTGTTTACGATTTGCTTTCAATTTCTTGCTACCATTTCATCACAGAGAAACTACAGACTCTTAGCAAATTCTTGCCATCAATTTATACGATTTCATTCTCGTGGAATCTTCACTACATGAACTATGACTTGTAGTTTCTTTTGAGTCAAGGTTTGAGACAAACAAAGAAGAAGATTGAAGGCAACCTATCAAGAATCTATAAGCCATTTCATTTACTTTTTTCCTCCATTTCCATTTCCTAGGTATAGATAACTTAGTCAAAGTGAAACTAGATGCCAAACTAAACATTTTTTCATCCTTAACAAATGGCCACGTATGCAAACTCATCGGACACACCGGTTTCTAGTTTTGATTTTCAAAAAACTCTCAGTTTTGTTCAAAATTAACATGTAAAAGGACTTTAAATTCA from Helianthus annuus cultivar XRQ/B chromosome 10, HanXRQr2.0-SUNRISE, whole genome shotgun sequence harbors:
- the LOC110907001 gene encoding putative F-box protein At1g67623, with the translated sequence MGIPSCKEFLESTKDDYIFQHISLDKFSVPHWFKPSQREYSFLTHCFKKGNPESLFRQEMIEYFKEVNVKFGLELLKMAVEMGHLEATYVYGMILLLGGDQLSQEGLKLLNSMKYSRARHWNVRDCRDKVDTILSRM